Proteins from a genomic interval of Halomonas alkaliantarctica:
- the aspS gene encoding aspartate--tRNA ligase: protein MRSHYCGQLNETLVDQTVTVCGWVHRRRDHGGVIFLDMRDRDGIAQFVVDPDTAEAFANADRARSEFVLRITGRVRLRPEGTQNANMPTGMIEVLAKDVEVLNTAVTPPFQLDEHGKVGEEVRLKHRYIDLRRPDMIEKLRLRSRISHNVRAYLENQGFLDIETPVLTRATPEGARDYLVPSRTHAGSFFALPQSPQLFKQLLMVAGFDRYYQIAKCFRDEDLRADRQPEFTQIDIEASFVEENDIMGITEAMIRQLFQDVLKAELPEFPRMTWQEAMDRFGSDKPDLRIPLELTDVDDLMQQVDFKVFSGPASADDGRVAALKVPGGAKLSRKEIDEYTKFVGIYGAKGLAWIKVNERAKGLEGLQSPIVKFMENIVEELLDRVGAEDGDIIFFGADKARIVNEAIGALRVKLGADLELYTQEWAPLWVVDFPMFEADDNGRLSPLHHPFTAPSCTPEELKADPAKALSRAYDMVLNGTELGGGSIRIHDQAMQSTVFEILGIGEEEAQEKFGFLLDALQYGAPPHGGLAFGLDRLVMLMVGAKTIREVIAFPKTQSAACLMTNAPGEVSPEQLKDLNIRLRQKVKAEPTAE, encoded by the coding sequence ATGCGCAGCCATTATTGCGGCCAGCTAAACGAAACTTTGGTGGATCAAACGGTTACGGTATGCGGATGGGTTCATCGCCGCCGTGACCACGGTGGGGTAATTTTCCTCGATATGCGCGATCGCGACGGCATCGCTCAGTTCGTGGTCGACCCTGATACCGCCGAGGCGTTCGCTAATGCCGACCGTGCCCGCAGTGAATTTGTCCTGCGTATCACTGGACGCGTTCGGCTGCGCCCGGAAGGCACCCAAAACGCCAACATGCCGACGGGTATGATAGAAGTATTGGCAAAAGACGTTGAAGTGCTCAATACCGCCGTTACCCCGCCATTCCAGCTGGATGAGCATGGCAAAGTCGGTGAAGAAGTGCGCTTAAAGCACCGCTATATCGATCTACGCCGCCCGGATATGATCGAGAAGCTGCGTCTGCGCTCGCGTATTTCTCATAACGTGCGCGCGTATCTCGAAAACCAGGGCTTCCTGGATATCGAAACGCCGGTGCTCACCCGCGCGACGCCAGAAGGTGCGCGTGATTACCTGGTGCCTAGCCGCACCCACGCCGGTAGTTTCTTTGCACTACCCCAGTCGCCGCAGCTGTTTAAGCAACTGTTGATGGTGGCGGGTTTTGATCGCTACTACCAAATTGCCAAGTGCTTCCGCGATGAAGACCTACGCGCCGACCGTCAGCCTGAGTTCACCCAGATTGATATCGAGGCGTCGTTCGTGGAAGAGAACGACATCATGGGCATTACCGAAGCCATGATTCGTCAGTTGTTCCAGGACGTATTAAAAGCCGAATTACCTGAATTTCCGCGCATGACCTGGCAGGAAGCGATGGATCGTTTCGGTTCCGATAAGCCGGATCTACGTATCCCGCTGGAACTGACCGATGTCGATGATCTGATGCAGCAAGTCGACTTCAAAGTCTTCTCTGGCCCCGCCAGCGCGGATGATGGGCGTGTTGCGGCGCTGAAAGTACCCGGTGGTGCCAAGCTGTCACGCAAAGAGATCGACGAGTACACCAAGTTTGTCGGCATCTATGGCGCCAAAGGCTTGGCGTGGATTAAGGTCAACGAGCGCGCCAAAGGGCTTGAAGGTCTGCAGTCTCCGATCGTCAAGTTTATGGAAAACATCGTTGAAGAGCTGCTCGACCGCGTGGGCGCTGAAGATGGTGACATTATCTTCTTCGGTGCGGACAAGGCTCGTATTGTTAACGAGGCCATTGGCGCGCTGCGCGTCAAGCTGGGTGCTGATCTGGAGCTCTATACGCAAGAGTGGGCGCCGCTGTGGGTCGTCGATTTCCCCATGTTTGAAGCCGACGACAATGGTCGCCTGAGCCCGCTGCACCACCCCTTCACCGCGCCTTCCTGCACGCCGGAAGAGCTCAAGGCCGATCCTGCCAAAGCGCTTTCACGCGCTTACGATATGGTGCTCAACGGCACTGAGTTAGGCGGTGGTTCGATCCGTATCCACGACCAAGCCATGCAGAGCACGGTGTTTGAGATTCTTGGTATTGGTGAAGAAGAAGCCCAAGAGAAATTCGGCTTCCTGCTGGATGCGCTGCAGTACGGTGCGCCGCCCCATGGCGGCTTAGCCTTCGGTTTGGATCGCTTGGTCATGCTGATGGTCGGTGCCAAGACTATTCGTGAAGTTATCGCCTTCCCGAAAACCCAAAGCGCTGCCTGTTTGATGACCAACGCACCGGGCGAAGTCAGCCCCGAGCAGTTGAAAGATTTGAACATCCGTCTACGCCAGAAAGTCAAAGCGGAACCCACCGCCGAATAA
- the ruvC gene encoding crossover junction endodeoxyribonuclease RuvC, translating into MEEQKPVVPIRILGIDPGSRVTGYGVIDIIGVKPCYVASGCIRTAEGALEQRLAQIYAGLSEVVGLHRPCQVAIERVFMAKNPDSALKLGQARGAAMVCMANHGLSLAEYAARQIKQAVTGQGGADKEQVQHMVTAILQLSATPQADAADALAIALTHAYNGSVMSSHGLPAAPSRGRRRSTGRWRL; encoded by the coding sequence ATGGAAGAGCAAAAGCCCGTCGTACCCATTCGCATTTTGGGCATCGACCCTGGCTCCCGGGTAACCGGTTACGGGGTGATCGATATTATTGGCGTTAAACCCTGCTACGTAGCGAGTGGCTGTATTCGTACGGCAGAAGGAGCCTTGGAGCAGCGCTTGGCGCAAATTTACGCCGGCCTTAGCGAAGTCGTCGGCCTGCATCGACCCTGCCAGGTGGCCATTGAGCGGGTCTTTATGGCCAAAAACCCCGATTCAGCACTAAAGCTGGGCCAGGCTCGGGGGGCGGCAATGGTGTGTATGGCTAATCATGGCTTGAGTCTTGCCGAATACGCCGCGCGGCAGATAAAGCAGGCGGTGACTGGGCAGGGTGGCGCGGACAAAGAGCAGGTGCAGCATATGGTGACTGCTATTCTGCAGCTCTCTGCTACCCCTCAAGCTGACGCCGCCGACGCGTTAGCCATTGCGTTAACCCATGCCTACAACGGCTCTGTTATGAGCAGCCATGGCTTGCCCGCCGCGCCATCTCGGGGCCGCCGTCGCTCCACCGGGCGCTGGCGGCTTTAA
- the ruvA gene encoding Holliday junction branch migration protein RuvA — protein MIGRLSGQLVAKQPPWIVIDVHGVGYELETSMNTLVALPAINESVSLFTHLTIRDDAHLLYGFGREHERALFRALIKVNGVGPKLALAILSGMDEDAFMRCVRDDDSKALTTLPGVGKKTAERLIIEMRDRFPEWEDGSTALLPLEATNGRASARDSLADAEAALVSLGYKLTEASKMLADIDPNQSTEALIKAALTQRMSG, from the coding sequence ATGATTGGACGTCTGAGTGGTCAGCTAGTGGCAAAGCAACCTCCCTGGATTGTGATCGACGTTCACGGCGTAGGTTACGAACTGGAAACCTCAATGAATACGCTGGTCGCACTACCGGCGATCAACGAGAGCGTTTCATTATTCACTCATTTAACCATTCGTGATGACGCCCACTTACTCTATGGCTTCGGCCGTGAGCACGAACGTGCTTTGTTTCGCGCCTTGATCAAGGTCAATGGCGTAGGGCCCAAGCTTGCACTAGCCATCCTGTCGGGTATGGACGAAGACGCCTTTATGCGCTGCGTCCGTGATGACGACAGCAAAGCGCTGACAACACTGCCAGGAGTGGGTAAGAAAACAGCAGAGCGGCTGATTATTGAAATGCGCGACCGTTTTCCCGAGTGGGAAGATGGCAGTACCGCGCTACTGCCACTCGAGGCCACCAATGGCCGCGCCTCTGCCCGCGATAGCCTTGCCGATGCGGAAGCCGCCTTGGTTAGCTTGGGGTATAAATTGACTGAAGCGTCGAAAATGCTCGCGGATATCGACCCCAATCAATCTACCGAAGCACTGATTAAAGCCGCACTCACCCAACGCATGAGTGGCTAA
- the ruvB gene encoding Holliday junction branch migration DNA helicase RuvB codes for MLEHDRLIAAEPEQGEGRIDYAIRPKRLDDYIGQPRVREQLEIFIGAARQREESLDHTLVFGPPGLGKTTLAHIIATEMGVGMKSTSGPVLERAGDLAAMLTNLEPGDVLFIDEIHRLSPVVEEVLYPAMEDFQLDIMIGEGPAARSIKLDLPRFTLVGATTRAGLLTSPLRDRFGIVQRLEFYNLEELTEIVSRSARLLGVETSHDGAIEVARRSRGTPRIANRLLRRVRDYAEMKGNGVVDVAMADAALNMLNVDHHGLDHMDRRLLLAMIDKFDGGPVGIDSLAAAISEERDTIEDVIEPYLIQQGLMMRTPRGRVVTRQAWLHFERVPHEQATDMEGERRP; via the coding sequence ATGTTAGAACACGATCGGCTGATCGCCGCTGAGCCTGAACAGGGGGAGGGGCGCATTGATTACGCGATTCGCCCTAAGCGGCTGGATGACTATATTGGCCAGCCGCGTGTGCGTGAACAGCTGGAAATCTTTATCGGCGCCGCCCGGCAGCGCGAAGAGAGCCTGGACCACACCCTGGTATTTGGCCCCCCAGGGCTAGGTAAAACGACCCTCGCGCATATTATTGCCACCGAGATGGGGGTCGGTATGAAATCGACTTCCGGCCCGGTACTCGAGCGGGCAGGTGATTTAGCCGCCATGCTGACGAATTTAGAGCCTGGCGACGTACTCTTTATCGACGAAATTCACCGTCTATCACCGGTAGTTGAAGAAGTACTCTACCCGGCCATGGAAGATTTTCAGCTCGATATCATGATTGGCGAAGGGCCTGCGGCGCGTTCGATTAAACTGGATCTTCCCCGCTTCACCCTGGTGGGCGCCACTACCAGAGCAGGGTTATTAACCTCACCGCTGCGTGACCGGTTTGGTATCGTGCAGCGGCTTGAGTTTTATAACCTCGAAGAGCTAACAGAAATTGTCTCGCGCTCGGCGCGCCTGTTAGGCGTTGAAACCAGCCACGATGGCGCCATTGAAGTAGCCAGGCGTTCACGTGGTACGCCGCGAATTGCCAACCGATTGCTGCGCCGAGTGCGGGATTACGCCGAAATGAAAGGCAACGGCGTCGTCGATGTCGCCATGGCAGATGCGGCTCTCAATATGCTCAATGTGGATCATCACGGCTTGGATCATATGGATCGGCGGCTACTACTCGCCATGATCGATAAATTTGACGGTGGGCCGGTGGGCATTGATTCACTCGCTGCTGCGATCAGTGAAGAGCGTGACACGATCGAAGATGTCATTGAGCCCTATCTTATTCAGCAGGGCTTAATGATGCGTACCCCCCGTGGCCGGGTGGTCACTCGCCAGGCCTGGCTGCACTTTGAGCGCGTGCCTCACGAACAGGCAACCGATATGGAAGGAGAGCGCCGTCCGTGA
- the ybgC gene encoding tol-pal system-associated acyl-CoA thioesterase, whose translation MSKQVSVPAKDSYRLPIRVYMEDTDAGGIVYYVNYLKFMERARSEWLRQLGLNQQTLLDEGTQLVVYRLACHYAKPACLDDALEISAHVSDVGRCRMTFEQQVWRGEELLCSATVEIACLSTERLRPKAWPASLNVLTRAS comes from the coding sequence GTGAGTAAGCAAGTGAGCGTGCCCGCGAAAGATAGTTACCGCCTGCCGATACGCGTTTATATGGAAGATACTGACGCAGGCGGCATTGTCTACTACGTTAACTACTTGAAGTTTATGGAGCGTGCACGCAGCGAATGGCTACGCCAGTTGGGCCTGAATCAGCAAACGCTGCTAGACGAAGGTACACAGCTAGTGGTATACCGCTTGGCCTGTCACTACGCGAAACCGGCTTGCCTAGATGATGCGTTGGAAATTAGTGCTCACGTTTCCGACGTTGGGCGCTGTCGGATGACATTTGAACAGCAGGTTTGGCGTGGTGAGGAACTCCTTTGCTCTGCCACAGTCGAGATAGCCTGCTTGAGCACCGAGCGTCTAAGGCCAAAAGCATGGCCTGCATCGCTCAACGTTTTGACCCGGGCCTCTTAA
- the tolQ gene encoding protein TolQ has translation MNDNTMSIPHLIMNASTVVQLVMLLLLVGSILSWIVIFQRSIALGRAKKEYNQFEESFWSGVDLNELYREIPADDPRHGAEHMFQAGFREFNRLMPKTRDPDTVLEGVQRSMRVAWSREEDRLTQHLVFLATVASASPYIGLFGTVWGIMGSFQALSLTQQATLATVAPWIAEALIATAMGLFAAIPAVIFYNRLSNMSSRLLGKYEDFAEEFHAILHRNLQGRDGKPSAS, from the coding sequence GTGAACGATAACACCATGTCCATTCCCCATTTGATAATGAATGCCAGTACGGTAGTGCAACTGGTAATGCTGCTGCTACTGGTGGGGTCGATCCTCTCTTGGATAGTGATTTTTCAGCGCAGTATTGCGCTGGGCCGTGCCAAGAAAGAGTACAACCAATTTGAGGAGTCTTTTTGGTCAGGTGTCGACTTAAATGAGCTCTACCGTGAGATCCCGGCCGACGACCCGCGCCACGGCGCCGAGCATATGTTTCAAGCCGGTTTTCGCGAATTTAACCGCTTGATGCCTAAAACCCGCGACCCGGATACCGTGCTGGAAGGCGTTCAGCGTAGCATGCGGGTCGCGTGGTCTCGGGAAGAGGATCGCTTAACCCAGCATTTAGTGTTTCTTGCCACGGTAGCCTCTGCTAGCCCTTATATCGGCCTGTTTGGCACCGTATGGGGCATTATGGGGTCGTTTCAGGCGCTATCACTGACCCAACAAGCAACCCTAGCTACGGTGGCTCCCTGGATTGCCGAAGCGCTAATTGCGACAGCCATGGGCCTATTCGCGGCGATTCCAGCGGTGATCTTCTATAACCGCCTGTCCAACATGTCTTCTCGCTTGCTCGGCAAATACGAAGATTTCGCCGAAGAGTTTCACGCTATCCTGCATCGCAATTTGCAAGGTCGTGACGGCAAACCAAGCGCCAGCTAA
- the tolR gene encoding protein TolR, with amino-acid sequence MQGPFNRSGKSKPMAEINVVPFIDVMLVLLVVFMITAPMLTQGVQVELPQVTSQPIEPQEDNDPIIISVDSDGGYFITLGEDSTSVSLDEMSSRVTTIIQRRPGTPVMVRGDRNVAYGQIVVLMSTLQGAGVANVGLLSEPPKDG; translated from the coding sequence ATGCAAGGACCATTCAATCGTAGTGGTAAAAGCAAGCCAATGGCGGAGATTAATGTTGTCCCTTTCATTGACGTCATGCTGGTACTGCTAGTGGTCTTTATGATCACCGCGCCCATGCTGACCCAGGGGGTACAAGTTGAGTTGCCGCAAGTCACTTCTCAGCCTATTGAGCCCCAGGAGGATAACGATCCGATCATTATCTCGGTTGATAGCGACGGCGGGTACTTCATCACGCTGGGGGAGGACTCCACGTCGGTGTCGCTGGATGAGATGTCCTCACGAGTGACAACGATTATACAGCGTCGCCCAGGCACACCGGTGATGGTACGCGGCGATCGTAATGTGGCCTACGGTCAAATTGTCGTCTTGATGAGTACCTTGCAAGGCGCCGGTGTGGCTAATGTGGGGCTGCTTTCTGAGCCGCCAAAAGATGGGTAA
- the tolA gene encoding cell envelope integrity protein TolA, translated as MGKGKAQHMALKSPRDPQDVGYKWPTVLAIGVHLAIVAFSLISLPSRNAEPDSSSIVQATLVSTETFTDQAQQATDEQAAMNAPAEAPTEPDAPEEPSASEQQAAAEQQAAEEAAQQAAEAEAQALDEARAAAEAEAQRRAEEAAEQAEQQAAEAAEREAEAEAAAERQREVEEARRQQEAAEQQQREEAEAERQREAEEQQRREEAEAERQREAEEQQRREAEEAERQREAEEQRLREQEEAQREREAEAQRQREAEEQQRREAEAERQREAAEAAEAAMQRQLAGEAEAAANAQQAEQAANSFINIVRRAVEQAWVIPPGASDAMSATLQVRLGPSGELLATSIVTSSGDSAFDRSVMQAVEHAAPFGELRDLPADQQRNLRQFNLRFTPGDVR; from the coding sequence ATGGGTAAGGGCAAGGCGCAGCACATGGCACTTAAATCCCCACGCGATCCTCAAGATGTCGGCTATAAGTGGCCGACTGTCCTGGCGATTGGCGTGCACCTAGCAATTGTCGCGTTTAGCTTGATCAGCCTGCCAAGTCGAAATGCAGAACCTGACAGCTCCTCAATCGTACAGGCAACGCTAGTAAGCACCGAAACCTTTACCGACCAAGCGCAGCAAGCAACGGATGAGCAGGCGGCGATGAATGCGCCCGCCGAAGCCCCCACCGAGCCTGATGCGCCGGAAGAGCCTTCAGCGAGTGAACAGCAGGCCGCAGCCGAGCAGCAAGCCGCAGAAGAGGCCGCCCAGCAGGCGGCGGAAGCGGAGGCGCAGGCGTTAGATGAGGCGCGTGCGGCAGCCGAGGCCGAGGCTCAGCGCAGAGCGGAAGAAGCGGCCGAGCAGGCTGAACAGCAGGCGGCTGAAGCGGCTGAACGCGAAGCCGAAGCGGAAGCTGCCGCAGAGCGCCAGCGTGAAGTGGAAGAAGCACGTCGCCAGCAGGAAGCCGCCGAGCAGCAGCAACGCGAAGAAGCGGAAGCAGAACGCCAGCGCGAAGCCGAAGAGCAGCAGCGACGGGAAGAGGCAGAAGCCGAGCGCCAGCGCGAAGCTGAAGAGCAGCAGCGACGGGAAGCGGAGGAAGCTGAACGCCAACGCGAAGCCGAAGAACAGCGATTGCGTGAGCAAGAGGAGGCTCAGCGCGAGCGAGAGGCCGAAGCACAGCGCCAGCGCGAAGCGGAAGAGCAGCAGCGCCGTGAAGCAGAAGCTGAGCGCCAACGTGAAGCTGCGGAAGCTGCCGAGGCGGCTATGCAACGCCAACTGGCCGGTGAGGCCGAAGCGGCTGCTAATGCCCAACAGGCTGAACAAGCGGCCAATAGCTTTATTAACATTGTTCGTCGTGCTGTTGAGCAGGCCTGGGTGATTCCGCCCGGTGCAAGTGATGCGATGAGTGCTACCCTACAGGTACGGCTAGGGCCTTCAGGTGAGTTGTTGGCAACGTCGATTGTGACATCAAGCGGCGATAGTGCTTTTGACCGGTCTGTGATGCAGGCCGTGGAACATGCTGCACCGTTTGGTGAATTGCGAGATTTACCAGCCGATCAGCAGCGTAATTTACGTCAGTTTAATCTGCGATTTACTCCAGGAGATGTTCGCTGA
- the tolB gene encoding Tol-Pal system beta propeller repeat protein TolB, which produces MHSLSKVWLFCLLLLVSSVASANLTIEITRGSDQALPIGVVPFAGSDGLPEDVAQIVQDDLERSGYFAPLARSAMFEQPSQSDDVQFGTWRSLDVRYLVVGQARQTDGGFELQFELMDISGQRRMIGETVTVRGNDLRGAAHYISDQIFEEITDIRGAFSTKIAYVTAQGIGDNMQFGLYVADADGRRSEQVLTSDEPIMSPAWSPDGTKLAYVSFETERPAIYIQDVATGQRVQATSFEGINGAPAWSPDGRRIAMSLSKDGQPEIYIMDVGSRSVERITNNNSIDTEPAWAPDGQNLLFTSDRSGGPQLYQYSLGGGEAQRLTFTGNYNARGRYAPDGEQIFLIHRSSNGYQVARQDLSGNRLVVLSESTRDESPSVAPNGTMVIFATQQGGNGVLSAVSADGRSSFRLPSAQGDVRDPAWSPFLN; this is translated from the coding sequence ATGCATAGCTTGAGCAAAGTGTGGTTGTTTTGTCTGTTGCTGCTAGTCAGCAGTGTGGCAAGTGCTAACCTAACCATTGAGATCACGCGAGGCAGCGATCAAGCGCTGCCAATTGGTGTGGTGCCGTTCGCCGGTTCGGACGGCCTACCCGAAGATGTTGCACAGATTGTTCAAGATGACCTTGAGCGGAGTGGCTATTTTGCTCCCTTAGCGCGCAGCGCTATGTTTGAGCAGCCTAGCCAATCTGACGATGTCCAGTTTGGTACCTGGCGTTCGCTAGACGTACGCTATCTAGTCGTCGGCCAGGCACGACAAACTGACGGTGGCTTTGAGCTTCAGTTTGAACTGATGGATATCAGCGGTCAGCGTCGAATGATTGGTGAAACTGTCACAGTGAGAGGCAATGACCTGCGTGGCGCGGCACACTACATCAGCGATCAAATCTTTGAAGAGATTACCGATATCCGCGGTGCTTTCTCCACCAAAATTGCCTATGTTACTGCCCAGGGTATCGGTGACAATATGCAGTTTGGTCTCTACGTTGCCGACGCCGATGGCCGTCGCAGCGAGCAGGTGTTGACCTCTGATGAACCTATCATGTCACCAGCGTGGTCTCCCGATGGTACCAAGCTTGCCTATGTTTCCTTTGAGACTGAGCGCCCAGCAATCTATATTCAGGATGTGGCGACTGGTCAGCGCGTGCAAGCGACCTCGTTTGAAGGCATTAACGGCGCACCGGCATGGTCACCGGACGGGCGGCGTATCGCCATGTCACTATCTAAAGATGGCCAGCCTGAAATTTACATCATGGATGTTGGCAGCCGTTCTGTAGAGCGCATCACCAACAATAACAGCATCGATACTGAGCCAGCATGGGCACCAGATGGCCAAAACCTGCTGTTTACCTCTGATCGTAGCGGTGGTCCCCAGCTTTACCAGTATTCATTGGGTGGAGGCGAGGCCCAGCGCCTGACATTTACCGGTAACTACAACGCCCGTGGTCGCTACGCGCCGGATGGAGAGCAGATATTCTTGATCCATCGTTCAAGCAATGGTTATCAAGTAGCAAGGCAGGATCTAAGCGGTAACCGCTTAGTGGTATTAAGTGAATCAACAAGAGATGAATCTCCTAGTGTTGCGCCGAACGGGACCATGGTAATCTTCGCTACCCAACAGGGTGGTAATGGGGTGCTTAGTGCTGTTTCAGCAGATGGTCGCTCATCATTTAGGTTGCCATCAGCACAAGGTGATGTACGTGATCCAGCGTGGTCACCCTTCTTAAATTGA
- the pal gene encoding peptidoglycan-associated lipoprotein Pal, giving the protein MQLKPLARSLAAALSIVVIAGCSSTGGTQDGDSYGSQDGSTTGSSTSGTGTGSQYGSTSGSGAGQQADSRIPEVRTIYFDYDRDTIKSEYESVVMAHARYLRANPNAQVVLHGHTDERGTREYNMALGERRAGAVERFLNIQGVSPSQMSVVSYGEERPAVNGQDESAYAQNRRVVFNY; this is encoded by the coding sequence ATGCAACTTAAACCGTTGGCTCGCTCATTAGCAGCAGCGCTATCTATCGTGGTAATCGCTGGCTGTTCCAGCACCGGCGGAACCCAGGACGGTGACTCGTACGGTAGCCAGGATGGCAGCACGACCGGTTCCAGCACCTCGGGTACAGGCACGGGTAGTCAGTATGGTTCCACATCTGGTTCAGGCGCTGGTCAGCAGGCTGATTCACGCATTCCAGAAGTACGCACCATCTATTTCGATTACGACCGCGATACCATTAAGAGCGAGTACGAATCCGTTGTAATGGCCCACGCGCGTTATTTGCGTGCCAACCCTAATGCTCAAGTGGTACTCCACGGACATACCGATGAACGCGGTACCCGTGAATACAACATGGCGCTAGGTGAGCGTCGTGCCGGTGCAGTAGAGCGCTTTTTGAATATACAGGGCGTTTCTCCTTCACAAATGAGCGTGGTTAGCTATGGTGAAGAGCGTCCGGCTGTCAATGGCCAAGACGAGAGCGCTTACGCTCAGAACCGTCGAGTTGTATTTAACTACTAA
- the ybgF gene encoding tol-pal system protein YbgF, whose amino-acid sequence MNHSLKRFIERLCGAGAIVLPLSVLPLTAAAQQPLVQDLSNSNSSNSSFYQQTQRQEAPSGNLVLFNQVQEHQQEIQQLRGQIEELRHQLEQLRRQSQQQYLDIEDRLMSSGPTQIEQSTPAVEPEAAEEVVNAPSSRNVSEGAQADYQAAFGHVQARRFDEAIAAFEAFVTDHPDTSLTANGHYWLGELYAAEGELDAADQAFSRVIEEYSGSSKVPDAIYKLGLVKARKGEAERSRELLEQVRDDYPQSSAAGLANDFLRQSAS is encoded by the coding sequence ATGAATCACAGTCTCAAGCGTTTTATTGAGAGGCTGTGCGGTGCGGGAGCCATAGTGCTCCCGCTGTCCGTATTGCCTTTAACGGCCGCCGCTCAACAGCCGCTGGTGCAAGACCTATCCAACTCTAATTCTTCCAATAGTAGCTTCTACCAGCAGACGCAGCGACAGGAAGCGCCCAGTGGCAATCTTGTGCTGTTTAACCAGGTACAGGAGCACCAGCAGGAAATCCAGCAGCTACGCGGTCAGATCGAAGAGCTACGTCACCAGTTGGAACAGCTGCGTCGCCAATCACAGCAGCAGTATCTTGATATTGAAGATCGTCTGATGAGCAGCGGTCCAACTCAGATTGAGCAGTCAACGCCCGCGGTAGAGCCTGAAGCCGCCGAGGAAGTTGTCAATGCGCCTTCTAGCCGCAACGTTAGTGAGGGTGCTCAAGCCGATTACCAAGCCGCCTTCGGACATGTTCAGGCGCGCCGTTTTGACGAAGCGATCGCGGCCTTTGAAGCCTTCGTTACCGATCACCCTGATACTAGTCTAACGGCTAATGGGCATTACTGGCTGGGCGAGCTATATGCTGCAGAAGGCGAGCTGGATGCCGCTGACCAAGCGTTTAGCCGTGTGATCGAAGAATACAGCGGCAGCAGTAAAGTGCCGGATGCAATCTATAAACTAGGCTTAGTGAAAGCGCGTAAAGGCGAAGCAGAGCGCAGCCGTGAGCTACTTGAGCAAGTGCGCGACGACTACCCGCAAAGCAGTGCGGCGGGCCTAGCCAATGACTTTTTACGCCAATCAGCAAGTTAA
- a CDS encoding YciK family oxidoreductase, which produces MSCKIDYQPAPNLLENRIVLVTGAGDGIGRAAALSYAQHGATVILLGRTIAKLERVYDEIEAAGGPQPAIFPLNFEGATLKDFHDMAETLDKEFGRLDGLLHNAGLLGRITPFEQYNPELWQQVMQVNINGPIWMTQALLPLLQASEDASVIFTSSSVGRKGRAYWGAYSVSKFATEGFVEVLADELDNQSTVRVNSLNPGATRTQMRRTAFPGEDPFTLRTPEDIMPTYLWLMGPDSSGTNGQKLDAQPPRV; this is translated from the coding sequence ATGAGCTGCAAGATCGACTATCAACCAGCGCCCAACTTATTGGAAAATCGCATCGTGTTGGTAACCGGCGCAGGGGACGGGATTGGCCGTGCGGCAGCGTTGAGCTATGCCCAACACGGAGCAACCGTGATTCTATTGGGGCGCACCATTGCCAAGTTAGAGCGCGTATACGATGAAATCGAAGCCGCTGGGGGCCCTCAGCCAGCGATTTTCCCGCTCAATTTTGAAGGCGCCACACTAAAAGATTTTCATGATATGGCCGAAACGCTGGATAAAGAGTTTGGCCGCTTGGACGGTTTGCTGCATAACGCCGGGTTGTTGGGTCGCATCACGCCTTTCGAGCAATACAATCCAGAGCTTTGGCAGCAGGTAATGCAGGTGAACATTAACGGACCGATTTGGATGACCCAAGCGCTATTGCCTCTGCTGCAAGCGTCTGAGGATGCATCGGTCATTTTTACCTCCTCCAGCGTCGGCCGTAAAGGCCGCGCCTATTGGGGGGCGTACTCAGTCTCTAAGTTCGCCACCGAAGGGTTCGTCGAGGTATTGGCCGACGAGTTGGATAACCAATCCACTGTACGCGTTAATTCCCTCAATCCTGGGGCTACGCGCACTCAAATGCGGCGTACCGCATTTCCCGGTGAGGATCCCTTCACTTTGCGCACCCCGGAAGACATCATGCCGACTTACTTATGGCTTATGGGGCCAGACAGTTCAGGCACCAACGGCCAAAAGCTTGATGCCCAGCCTCCACGGGTATAG